AAAGGAACCATGGGAAAGTCGAAAGGCGTAAACTTCTTAGTGTGGGATGTCGGAGGACAAGAAAAATTGAGGCCGTTGTGGAAGTCATACACTAGATGTACGGACGGTATTATATTCGTGTTAGACTCGGTTGATGTGGAGCGGATGGAGGAAGCCAAGATGGAGCTGATTAGGACGGCCAAATCACCGGACAACACTGGTGTTCCGATTCTCGTGTTGGCGAATAAGCAAGACTTGCCCGGGGCGAAAGAGCCGCGGGAACTGGAGAAGCTGCTGGGACTGCACGAGCTGGCGGCGGGCGCGCACGGGTCGCGTGACCTGCACGCCTGGCACGTGCAGCCCGCCTGCGCCATCACCGGCGACGGGCTGCACGACGGTCTCGACGCGCTCTATGAGATGATACTCAAGAGGAGAAAACTAGCCAAATTGCAAAAGAAACGCGTCAGATAAATCAAATGTTAAATCATCCCGAATGcgataagtattatataatgctCATTTCATGGATATTTTCAATCGATGTCCAAGTTTGAAACaccaaatattgtttttacgaTAGATGTGTAACGtcttatgaaaatattccaTCATAATGTTGCTCAAGTTGTATTGAACATTTTGACGGAAacgaatattttgataaaagttatttaatctACTAgtcattttcttttgaaaatagctaGGCGAAGGATGAAGATTTTGGAAATAGAAGTTTTTTATAGATCggcagaaaataatttattttaatgtggtATAGCAAATATACTACATCTAATAATCCC
This portion of the Plodia interpunctella isolate USDA-ARS_2022_Savannah chromosome 10, ilPloInte3.2, whole genome shotgun sequence genome encodes:
- the Arl4 gene encoding ADP-ribosylation factor-like protein 4C, with amino-acid sequence MGANMGKSSSLLDALPTAQGTLHVVMLGLDSAGKTTALYRLKFDQYLNTVPTIGFNCEKVKGTMGKSKGVNFLVWDVGGQEKLRPLWKSYTRCTDGIIFVLDSVDVERMEEAKMELIRTAKSPDNTGVPILVLANKQDLPGAKEPRELEKLLGLHELAAGAHGSRDLHAWHVQPACAITGDGLHDGLDALYEMILKRRKLAKLQKKRVR